Genomic window (Lutra lutra chromosome 17, mLutLut1.2, whole genome shotgun sequence):
CTGGtacagggaggaggagaaatagTCGACGTAGCTTCCTGTGGGAGAAAAGAGGCTTGAGTGGTACACCACAGGCGAAATGAGAGGAACCTGGAATCCAGACTagctctgcccccgcccccccccttgTCCTAATTCCTTCCCTAAACTGAATTCCTTCTGTTAGCACTCCTTTCAAGGTCCTGCGCCTCTCTCCGTGCTCCTGGTGTTCCCATTCTCCTGAAACCCCCCTTTTTCCAATTCTACCTGCTTCAGCAGGCCCATCCTTCAACCTGCCATCCCTGGCCTAAGTAGGCCTCAGTATCTAGCCCCACCCCTCCCTCGGCCCAGGCCCCGCCTCTCCGTGCGCGCTCCGCCCCGCCCGCAGACTCCCAGCCTTGGCCACGCCTCCGCGCCTAGCCACGCCCTGCAGCCTCCCAGGCCCGCCTGTCGGATTGGGCTCTGCCTCCACGGAGTTTGTCTGGCTTACCCGGCGTGCAGACCGTTTCGCAGACCAGCGGGCAGAGGTAGCAGAACTGgcagtgctgggggtggggatggggagaggcacAAGTGTAAGACTTGATGGGGGCGGGTGCCGGCCAGGGGCCCTAGTCGGAGGTTAAGGTTAGAGGCGGGATCGAGTGTGGAGTCAAGGTAGCACCAGGGATGGGGATAGAGGGTTGGGTCAGTCTGAAGGCAGCGGCCAGGATTTGGGACTGTGGGTGTCCAGGGGGCCCCCGGCCGTCCTGGAGCCTGGTGGAACCTGGGTCTCGGGAAAGTGTCACCTGGCACTGGTCGCAGTGCTCCCCCATGTTCTCCTCATCGCAGTGACAGTTCTCACATTCAGTGCatttctggggacaggaggattCAGGTTTGGGGATACCATTTAAGAGCCAACCGCCAGCCCTTCACCCTGCCCCCTGGACATTTCCCCAGTTCCCCACGCTCATTACCTCCCACACCGAGCTCAGCAGCTTCCCCCTTGTTCCCCTCTTGCGAGGTCCCCCTGTCGCTGTGGGTTGGACCTGTGGGTGTTCTCTTCATGCCTTCTCCCTGTTCTCCCCACAGCCTGCCAGGCCCCAGTCCCATTCCACCCACCCTCGACTCCGCCACAGaccctcccctccatccctgaGTTGGCGAGTACAGCTCAGGCCCCACTTCCTCCCGGACCCTTGCCCCGGCCTCCTTCTCAGCTTCCCAGCCTCCAGTCTGCCTGCTGCATGGCCCCAGAAGCATCCTTCTTCACCTGGCACTGCCCCCAGGCACCTTAGAACCCTGGGACAAATTCCAGGAACAGCCTGGAAGATGGACCTGGGCTGGGCACTCACATTGCAGAAGGAGCAGTAGCCGCACAGGGACCCAGGCTGGTAGTTGCTGTACTCCTGGGCCCCCTGCAGATCTGTGGGGACAGGAGAGCAGCAGTGAAGCGTGCtgactctgctcctccctgcccccacctggccAGACCACTTACCCGTGTCCTCGCCACTCTGCTCCTCACTGGAGCCACCCTCGGCCACCTCCCTCCTGGCCATCGGGTTAGGGATGATGGTGAAGGGGAGCTCCTCTTCCTCCAGcccgtcctcctcctcttccccctctcgGTGGTCTTGGCTCAGTGGGGTCTGAAcctcagccctcccctccctcttctcttcctcctcctcttcctcctcctcctcctggctcaggctcaggccatgaccttcctcctcatcttcttcaTCCTGCTCATCTAGGCTGCCATGGCGGGTGCCGCCTTCTCCCTGTTCTGAGCTTTCATCGTCTTCCTCGTGGGAGCTCCggtcttcctccttctctccctcctcagaatctctctccctcaaatggcTTCTATCCTTGACCCCTGTGTGTTCCAGGGGCTGGTGGCTACTCTCATCTTCCGCAGACCCTCTGTGGCCAGGCCCTTCCTCTTGGTGGCCTTGTTGCCTGTGGCTGGGAGCCTGGTGACCAAGCTTGTCAGAGATGTCCTCGTCTTCGTCCTTGGGGACTCCATGGGCAGGGGCTACTGACTTATATTCATCTGGAAAGTCGTCCTCCTCCGTGCTCTCGGGGCCCGGGTGTTGGGAGCTTGCAACGTGGTGGCTGAACGTGACTGtgacctcctcttcctcttcctcctcatctccaAGGTGAGTATGTCTGGGAATCTGGTGCCAGTGTTCGGTAGACTCATCCTCATCCCCATCTTCATCTCCATGGCCTCGGTGTCCATGGCTGGGGATATGGTGATGGTGTTCATCTGAGATGTCTTCATCCTCTTCCCTCCCATGGCCTCGGTGCCAGTGGGCCTGGTATCCATCCTCAGTGGATGtgtcctcttcctcatcttctctGTGGCTTCGGTGTTCGTGACTGGGGCTATGATCGTGGTGTTCATCTGAGAGGTCTTCATCCTCTTCCTTCCTGTGGCCTCGGTGCCTGTGGGCCTGGTGTCCGTATTCAGTGGAgatgacatcatcatcatcatcaccaccttcTTCTCCAAGGCCTCCGTGCCCGTGGCTGGGGACATGATGGGGATGTTCATCTGAGAGGTCTTCATCCTCTTCCCTCTCGTGGCCTTGGTGCCTGTGGGCCTGGTGTCCATACTCAGTGGAGAccaccccttcctcctcatcttcaTTGTCCTCTTCTCCGTGGCCTCCATGGATGTGCCTGATGGTATGATGGTGATCCTTGCTGGATCCTTCCTCATCCTCGTCTTGGTGGCCCTGGCTTCtgtggctggggaggtggggtccGGGCTCGTCTGAATCATCCACATCTTCGTTCCCATGGCCTCTGTGCCCGTGAGCCTGCCGAGCATGTTCGGTGAAGACCTCCTCATCCGGGATATTCTCTTCTCTGACCTTGTGGACTTGGTACCTGTGGTCTCCGTGACTGTACTCCCTGGAGACATCCTCGTTCTCATCTCTGTGGCCTCTGTGGCTGTGCATGGGGTGGCCAAAGTCACCAGACACGTCCTCTGAGGGCCCCACGACTCCCGCATTGTTGTTCCAGTTGCtggggcccagcccagcccctctcaGCTGCTGGGTCatggcaggggggaggagcagactggCCACGGCCACCCAGAGGAGAGAAGTGTGTAGCCATGGCCCCCGGTGGCCCATGGGGACAGACAGGCAGCAGAGCTTCTCCCAGGGCTGGCTCCAGCTGCCTCTGTGGCTCTGTGGAGAGTGTTGCGTACTTGCCCCTTTTTGGGTCCTTCTGGTTCTTTCTGCTTGTGTCTTTCCTTTGCTATGTCCCCTGTTGCCTCTGCTGTCTGCCTTCCTCCCGGCCCTCACTGCTGGACCCCCCTCGGAGGCTGTCTCAGgagccccctcacccccctctcaggccctccctccccacctcccagccaatagggtctctctcctcccctctctgtggCTAAATTTACTTTCTGCCCTGAGTTATTCTGGGTTAGTccccgcctgcccctcccctcctactcctcctcctcccagagctggggaaggggcaggtgaaGGGGTCTCAGCCTGGCCAGGACTGGGGACGAAGGGCTTGACTTGGTTGCCAACAAGTTCATGTTTTGTAGCAGCAAAGATAATGGGTAGACTTTTAGTGGGCCAAGTTCGGGGGAGCCTAAGACAactgtgggggctggagggacCCATCTGAGAGGAGAGACCTCTGCCACGGAAGGATTGGGGATTGGATTCTGGGGAGTTTCTGGCCAGAGCGGGGAGCCTTTGCCGAGAGTGTGGATGACAGTATGGAGGCCCTGGACAGGGGTGGAAGGAGCTCGCTCCAGCACACACACCTGTGACCTGCTGTCCCTGGAGCCAAGGGCAGGAgaccaggccaggccagggctATAAATACAGcgaggggggggtggggggctcaggtTACCCAGCTAGGCCGCAGCTGTCCCTGTCAGAGCTGGCAGGAGACATGTGGCCCTGCCTGTCTGTGGGTCACTATCTCCCACTCCTCACCCTGTCACTATTGCCCTGGCCCTCTGGATCCCCAGCCCTCTTTATGGgactccctctctcatttctgcCACCCACTGATCCCCAGCCACAGGATTCTACTATCTTCCTGTCACTCGGAGTGTCTGCTCTCCACCCAACTCTTCGTATTTCTCTCTCTGAGACAGTGTACCCCCCCAAATCTCTGTTCACCCCCTTTCTGATTCTCTGCCCCCTACCTAAGTTTttgtgcccacccccccaccatggATTAATGTACCCCCTCCCTACCTTTGGCATTCCATCTTGGGtctctgtctcccccccccccccccaatctccgtttctctctctcctgtctctgaCATCCCTTTTCTGGGTCCTGTTCTCCTCTCTCtggttccttttccctctctgtctcttgtcCCTCCTTCTCTGGATCTCtgtgccccctctctctggctctctggccCCCTCTGCGTCTTCGACTGGCGGGTCCGACTGTCCCTTTGCCCCGCCTCTCGTTTTCGCGTCCGCAggactccccgcccccctcccccccccccccagacctGGCCACGCCCCGGCTGGGAAGTGGCGGATCCGGTTTGTCCTGGGCGGGTCTGGAATCGGGGTTGGTGGAGGGAATGTGGGGAGCCGGTTAGGTTGCGGCGGCTGCGGCAGCATGGTGGGACCGGAGAAGGAGCAGGTACGGCGGCCGGACTCCCAGGCTTGGCCTCCGGGTTCCCAGCGAGGAGGGTGCTGGAGACCCAGATTCTTGGTTCAGacgagggagggggttggggtgggggatcCCGGAGGTTGGGGGGCTCCGGACTCCTGGGTCACTGGGGACAGATAGGAGTGGGGGGCTAGGGGAGtcctgaggctgggggaggaaggCGCTGGGGTCCCGGACTCCTGGGTCCGGGGAAGGGTGCGGGATGGGGGACTCGTATCCATAGGACTGAGCTGGAGCCCTCCCACCCCTTGTTCCTGTCCCTAGAGCTGGATCCCCAAGATCTTCAAGAAGAAGACGTGCACGACATTCATCGTTGACCCCACAGATGCGGGGTGAGGAGTTCGCCCCTGGGATCGACCCCGGAGCGTCCCCCGCCCGCTGACCCCGCCCACCTTCGCTCCCCGCTCCCCTCCTGTCACTGCGGTCACTTCCTAGGGCGTGCCCTGGTGGCGCTTTCTCCAgggggagggtttggggagggtTTGGGTCCGTGCAgactcttccaatttccctttgGGCAGGGTCAGTGTTAAAGCCCCAGGCttagttctgtttctttccttccctgtgtctcttctCTGCGTCTTCTTGcgtcactttcttttccttttggctgtttgtttcattcattcgttcgttcgttcattcattcatccaagaAGCCTGCATTCAGTGCTCCCAAGGGAGCGTAATTATCAGGAGCACAGGCCCTGGCAGGGTTCGGATGTCACCCGGGACTGgtgctgtgtggctttgggtaaATCCTTTCATCTCCCTGGGCCTCATCCGTCACCTGCAGTAAAGCCAGGCCTTACGTCTTGAGTGGGCATTTATTGTGAGGATTTAAACAAGTACCTGCTTGTGAATTTCTGGAACAGGGCCCAGCA
Coding sequences:
- the HRC gene encoding sarcoplasmic reticulum histidine-rich calcium-binding protein; this encodes MGHRGPWLHTSLLWVAVASLLLPPAMTQQLRGAGLGPSNWNNNAGVVGPSEDVSGDFGHPMHSHRGHRDENEDVSREYSHGDHRYQVHKVREENIPDEEVFTEHARQAHGHRGHGNEDVDDSDEPGPHLPSHRSQGHQDEDEEGSSKDHHHTIRHIHGGHGEEDNEDEEEGVVSTEYGHQAHRHQGHEREEDEDLSDEHPHHVPSHGHGGLGEEGGDDDDDVISTEYGHQAHRHRGHRKEEDEDLSDEHHDHSPSHEHRSHREDEEEDTSTEDGYQAHWHRGHGREEDEDISDEHHHHIPSHGHRGHGDEDGDEDESTEHWHQIPRHTHLGDEEEEEEEVTVTFSHHVASSQHPGPESTEEDDFPDEYKSVAPAHGVPKDEDEDISDKLGHQAPSHRQQGHQEEGPGHRGSAEDESSHQPLEHTGVKDRSHLRERDSEEGEKEEDRSSHEEDDESSEQGEGGTRHGSLDEQDEEDEEEGHGLSLSQEEEEEEEEEEKREGRAEVQTPLSQDHREGEEEEDGLEEEELPFTIIPNPMARREVAEGGSSEEQSGEDTDLQGAQEYSNYQPGSLCGYCSFCNKCTECENCHCDEENMGEHCDQCQHCQFCYLCPLVCETVCTPGSYVDYFSSSLYQALADMLETPEP